The following coding sequences lie in one Niabella agricola genomic window:
- the metG gene encoding methionine--tRNA ligase produces the protein MKEYKRTLITAALPYANGPVHIGHLAGCYIPADIYARYLRAQKKDVKLIGGSDEHGVPITIRAMKEGVSPQDIVDKYHAQIKESFEQMGISFDIYSRTSNPVHHQTAADFFKVLYDKGLFEERETEQYYDEKTNTFLADRYITGTCPVCGNPGAFGDQCEKCGSSLSPEQLINPRSTLSDAIPVKKKTKHWYFPLQNYETWLKQWILEDHKEWKANVYGQCKSWLDNGLQPRAMTRDSNWGIKVPLPDAEGKVLYVWFDAPIGYISATKELTEQWADYWCQEDTRLIHFIGKDNIVFHCIIFPAMLKAHGNFVLPDNVPANEFLNIEGQKVSTSRNWAVWVHEYVKDFPGCEDALRYVLCSNAPETKDNDFTWKDFQDRINNELVSIFGNFVNRTFVLMHKLCGGKVPKLHTELLDDADKTLISDIQQAEARVQTALENFRFRDALFEVIDLSRKGNKYMQDKEPWILAKQLTAENPESALLQQRIDNCLHLCLQLTANLAILINPFLPATAKKMLHMMKVVDRILDWENAGKINLLSVGYALRAPELLFRKIEDAEIEAQLLKLKAGSEQAAVSDQPSVGSGQPSAESGSQISPEASGLKSQITFDDFAKIDLRTGTILTAEKVEKADKLLKLEIDLGFEKRTIVSGIALHFAPETLPGKKVVVVANLAPRKMRGIESNGMILMAEDATGKLVFVAADEKAPDGAAIS, from the coding sequence ATGAAAGAATATAAAAGAACCTTAATTACAGCAGCCCTGCCTTATGCCAACGGACCCGTGCACATCGGACACCTGGCGGGATGCTATATACCGGCTGATATTTATGCACGCTATTTAAGAGCACAGAAAAAAGATGTAAAACTGATCGGGGGCAGCGACGAGCATGGCGTGCCCATTACCATCCGGGCAATGAAAGAAGGGGTAAGTCCGCAGGATATTGTAGATAAATACCATGCGCAGATCAAGGAAAGTTTTGAGCAAATGGGGATCTCCTTCGATATCTATTCCCGCACCTCTAACCCGGTGCACCACCAAACCGCCGCCGACTTTTTTAAGGTACTTTATGATAAGGGATTGTTTGAAGAACGGGAAACCGAGCAGTATTATGACGAAAAGACCAACACTTTTTTGGCAGACCGTTATATTACCGGTACCTGCCCCGTATGTGGTAATCCGGGGGCATTTGGCGACCAATGCGAAAAATGCGGCAGCAGCCTGTCGCCAGAACAACTGATCAACCCGCGCAGCACCCTGAGCGATGCCATTCCGGTAAAGAAAAAAACCAAACACTGGTATTTCCCTCTACAAAACTATGAAACATGGCTGAAACAGTGGATCCTGGAAGATCATAAAGAATGGAAAGCAAACGTCTACGGCCAGTGCAAAAGCTGGCTGGATAACGGGCTTCAACCCCGGGCCATGACCCGTGACAGCAACTGGGGCATTAAAGTACCCCTGCCCGATGCGGAAGGAAAAGTACTGTATGTTTGGTTCGATGCGCCCATCGGGTATATTTCTGCCACTAAGGAACTGACGGAACAGTGGGCCGATTACTGGTGCCAGGAAGATACCCGCCTGATCCATTTTATTGGAAAAGACAATATCGTTTTCCATTGCATCATCTTCCCCGCCATGTTAAAGGCGCATGGCAATTTTGTATTGCCGGACAATGTGCCGGCCAATGAATTTTTGAACATCGAAGGTCAGAAGGTGTCTACCAGCCGCAACTGGGCCGTTTGGGTACACGAATATGTAAAAGATTTCCCCGGCTGCGAAGATGCCCTCCGCTATGTGCTTTGCAGTAACGCACCGGAGACCAAAGACAACGACTTTACCTGGAAGGATTTCCAGGACCGTATTAATAATGAACTGGTATCCATTTTCGGAAACTTTGTAAACCGCACTTTTGTGCTGATGCATAAGCTTTGCGGGGGCAAGGTGCCCAAATTGCATACGGAACTGCTGGATGACGCCGATAAAACACTGATCTCCGATATCCAACAGGCAGAAGCCAGGGTACAAACCGCGCTGGAAAATTTCCGGTTCCGGGATGCGCTGTTTGAAGTGATTGACCTGAGCCGTAAAGGCAATAAATATATGCAGGACAAAGAGCCCTGGATCCTCGCCAAGCAATTAACGGCCGAAAATCCCGAAAGCGCCTTGCTGCAACAGCGGATCGATAACTGTTTGCACCTTTGCTTACAGCTTACCGCAAACCTTGCCATCCTGATCAATCCCTTCCTGCCTGCAACAGCAAAGAAAATGCTGCATATGATGAAGGTAGTAGACCGCATACTGGATTGGGAAAACGCCGGAAAGATCAACCTGCTGAGTGTGGGCTATGCCTTAAGAGCGCCGGAATTGCTGTTCCGCAAGATTGAAGATGCCGAAATTGAGGCACAATTGCTGAAACTGAAAGCCGGCAGCGAACAGGCTGCAGTTAGTGATCAGCCGTCAGTTGGCAGCGGTCAGCCTTCAGCTGAGTCCGGATCTCAAATCTCCCCCGAGGCTTCGGGGCTCAAATCGCAAATCACTTTCGACGACTTTGCGAAGATCGATCTGCGTACCGGTACGATTCTCACCGCCGAGAAGGTGGAAAAAGCGGATAAATTACTGAAACTCGAGATCGACCTGGGTTTTGAAAAGCGGACGATCGTTTCGGGAATCGCCCTGCATTTTGCCCCGGAAACACTGCCTGGTAAAAAAGTGGTGGTGGTTGCCAACCTGGCTCCCCGCAAAATGAGAGGCATTGAAAGTAATGGTATGATCCTGATGGCAGAGGATGCCACAGGAAAACTGGTGTTTGTGGCCGCCGATGAAAAGGCTCCGGACGGTGCAGCCATCAGCTAA
- a CDS encoding FtsL-like putative cell division protein — protein MTEKKEKEFRWNWKKILNYQSIVKQVPFLFYLAFLAVIYIYNGHMADKTVRRINATAKEVKELQWEYKSLKSEVMFRSKPSELVKALQPLGLNELQESPYVLKDSLEQYMQTTHKY, from the coding sequence GTGACAGAAAAAAAAGAAAAAGAGTTCAGGTGGAACTGGAAAAAAATACTCAATTACCAGTCCATAGTAAAACAGGTTCCCTTCTTGTTTTACCTGGCTTTTCTGGCGGTCATTTACATCTATAACGGGCATATGGCCGATAAAACCGTACGCAGAATCAATGCAACGGCTAAAGAGGTAAAAGAATTACAGTGGGAATACAAGAGCCTGAAGAGTGAAGTGATGTTCCGTAGTAAACCCAGCGAACTGGTAAAAGCATTGCAGCCCCTCGGGTTAAATGAATTGCAGGAGTCGCCGTATGTATTAAAAGACTCATTGGAACAATATATGCAAACCACACATAAATATTAA
- a CDS encoding AsmA family protein has protein sequence MKTRIRLKDLPRLSLRFRRRRHRFWLIVLGIVATVITAFNFWFIDHAENALEQIVERQSRGRLKLKVDKFKFNWIKNKIELQNALFYSTDSTARSLYNVNVKRITIKARGFLPLLFRKQILIDSIHLYTPAVTITRLSSRLRKADRNRGSPGNNADEKFSVALEMGKVSNSINDAINELKINRFILTDGSLSLIDNTRPQETPFVVNQIDMRLDGLQVDSTTSRKNSNSGEKIPFTDEIYIRSHDQNIIFPGNRYMLSFKNFKFTLQNQRVEFDSCTIRGTKDDSSKSAFKIYFDKLRLTNINFDTLYHEEVVQADSVYSTNPNIFLDIDSDQKVSRRNNKKIQKIDDLLQQLFGDVMLNYVVVQNGGININTIRKGKVNTFASNHNNFELQGLMIRQGNEQVVKVDKFLMTLHNYETRLQDGRYALAFDSVQFFNDAINLTKFSFKEYKGTKIINNIQMPRFELRGLSWEALLYDNFFSANSALFLNPEIEYSLTAQKSKKEKSIFQTLSNIGSVMNLNALGIQNGNIRLNLGKNATLSLSDANLSVMPDELTASRKVKHIRHSIKVFNFSRGLFQKDGLSVTLNQAALDNNQGIRAASIAVRGNGIHADVNNARIDDLILDSTNQRLSVFGAQWQSAAIRIRAASSSGKTPAKKALNHFLIKDLEGKNTSLRFQDGNKDLSAYFESLIIKELRKNKRADIVVNGLALSGHDFLMTTPEQHIAVEKIILNDAAGSLLHNVVFEKTTGVDSIQIKIPQVAFVPYMNQIINGNLQLQKIVLTDPDITGHFGKKDSNRAATQHRPQIQLGEVLLQRPKLELQFVSNKNETQTIRWDGVPENSYLRIRNLISSNQQLLAIKNLQAYLTNFEFLNSNGKRFATNYNKLNIELDQLKAGKNEEGKLDWSTLLNVHSMDKLVFDSLGKKNAVLRLDTGEIRNIALNSRELRNIGDVLKASDQLYIGNATGSYATAKNHLRWYNFQFKDGYFKTDSLRLTPVQSIEDYKKAKAFNEDYLKLQTGTVSGGRFDTYAFGNESILKIGKLNADAVRLLSFKDKTQPDTAKKYKGLPVQQILNIPIKINIDTVGLSRAYVEYWEINPVTNRLGIIPVSDLNAQLYPVRNYNLGPSDSLYIDARAHVIGALDTRLAVQQSYTDSLGRFRMQLQTGPLDLKKWNQALLPLVSAEVLKGQLDSLSMTGIGGENYSTGSMQMFYRGLKLRLMNRDDQTLQSFKNRLISWLANALILRKNNRGKHSPLFFERLKDKSPINFLIKSSLEGIKSSIGVPGVKGRQRRYMRRVRS, from the coding sequence TTGAAGACCAGGATTCGTTTGAAAGACCTACCACGCCTGAGCCTCCGGTTCAGGAGAAGGCGGCACCGCTTCTGGCTGATTGTTCTTGGTATTGTAGCCACTGTTATTACCGCATTTAACTTTTGGTTTATTGATCACGCGGAAAACGCTTTGGAACAGATCGTGGAGCGGCAGTCCAGGGGCCGGCTAAAGTTAAAGGTCGACAAGTTTAAATTTAACTGGATCAAGAATAAGATCGAACTTCAAAATGCTCTTTTTTACTCCACAGACAGTACCGCCAGATCTCTTTATAATGTAAACGTAAAACGCATTACCATAAAGGCCCGTGGCTTTCTGCCCCTGCTATTCAGAAAACAGATCCTGATTGATTCCATACATCTGTATACACCTGCCGTAACCATTACCCGGCTGAGCTCCCGCCTGCGGAAAGCCGACAGGAACAGAGGTTCTCCGGGAAACAATGCCGATGAAAAATTTTCTGTGGCACTGGAAATGGGAAAAGTGTCCAATTCCATCAACGACGCCATCAATGAACTAAAAATTAACCGGTTCATCTTAACCGATGGCAGCCTTTCACTGATCGATAATACCAGACCCCAGGAAACCCCCTTTGTGGTAAACCAAATCGATATGCGGCTGGATGGTTTGCAGGTAGACAGTACTACCAGCAGGAAAAACAGTAATTCGGGTGAAAAGATCCCGTTCACAGACGAGATCTATATCCGCTCACACGACCAGAACATCATTTTTCCCGGAAACCGGTATATGCTGAGTTTTAAAAATTTCAAATTCACCCTGCAGAACCAGCGCGTGGAGTTTGACAGCTGCACCATCCGGGGTACAAAAGATGATAGCTCCAAAAGTGCCTTTAAAATCTATTTTGATAAACTGCGGCTGACCAATATCAACTTTGATACCCTCTATCATGAGGAAGTGGTACAGGCTGATTCGGTTTACAGTACCAATCCCAATATCTTCCTGGACATCGACAGCGATCAAAAGGTTTCGCGGCGGAACAATAAAAAAATACAAAAGATCGACGACCTGCTGCAACAACTGTTTGGGGATGTAATGCTGAACTACGTGGTTGTTCAAAACGGGGGCATCAATATCAATACCATCCGGAAGGGCAAGGTGAATACCTTTGCCTCCAATCACAACAATTTTGAGTTGCAGGGGTTGATGATCCGGCAGGGAAACGAGCAGGTAGTGAAGGTAGATAAGTTCCTGATGACCCTCCACAACTATGAAACCCGGCTGCAGGACGGAAGGTACGCGCTGGCATTTGACAGCGTTCAGTTCTTTAACGACGCCATCAACCTTACGAAGTTTTCCTTTAAAGAATACAAGGGCACAAAGATCATTAACAACATACAGATGCCTCGTTTTGAGCTAAGGGGGCTTTCCTGGGAGGCTTTGCTCTACGACAATTTTTTTAGCGCCAACAGCGCTTTATTCCTCAACCCGGAGATCGAATATTCGCTCACTGCGCAGAAAAGCAAAAAAGAAAAAAGTATTTTTCAAACGCTCAGCAACATTGGCTCGGTGATGAATCTGAATGCATTGGGTATTCAGAACGGGAACATCCGTCTTAATCTCGGAAAAAATGCCACGCTGAGCCTGTCCGATGCCAATCTTTCGGTAATGCCGGATGAATTGACCGCGTCCCGAAAGGTAAAGCACATCCGGCATTCGATAAAAGTATTCAATTTCAGCAGGGGCCTGTTTCAAAAAGACGGGCTATCCGTAACGCTCAACCAGGCAGCGCTCGACAATAACCAAGGCATCAGGGCCGCCAGTATTGCCGTACGGGGCAACGGTATCCATGCAGATGTGAATAATGCCCGCATCGACGACCTGATCCTCGACAGTACCAACCAACGCCTTTCCGTCTTTGGCGCCCAGTGGCAAAGCGCAGCCATCCGCATCCGTGCCGCTTCATCGTCCGGGAAAACGCCTGCGAAAAAAGCGCTGAATCACTTCCTGATAAAAGACCTTGAAGGCAAAAACACCTCCCTGCGGTTTCAGGATGGCAACAAAGATCTAAGCGCCTATTTCGAGTCGCTTATTATAAAAGAGCTCCGTAAAAATAAACGTGCCGACATCGTGGTAAACGGGCTCGCCCTTTCCGGTCATGATTTTCTGATGACCACTCCGGAACAGCACATCGCAGTTGAAAAGATCATACTCAATGATGCTGCGGGCAGCCTGTTGCATAACGTTGTTTTTGAAAAAACAACCGGCGTTGACTCTATTCAGATAAAGATTCCCCAGGTTGCGTTTGTTCCTTACATGAACCAGATCATCAACGGTAACCTTCAACTGCAAAAGATCGTGCTGACAGATCCGGATATCACCGGCCATTTTGGAAAAAAAGACAGCAATCGCGCAGCAACACAACACCGGCCGCAGATCCAATTGGGTGAAGTACTGCTACAGCGGCCCAAACTGGAACTGCAGTTTGTGAGCAATAAAAATGAAACCCAAACAATCCGGTGGGACGGGGTGCCCGAAAACAGTTACCTGCGCATCCGAAACCTGATATCCTCAAATCAGCAGCTGCTTGCGATTAAAAATCTGCAGGCCTATCTCACCAATTTTGAATTTTTAAACAGCAACGGAAAACGTTTTGCCACCAATTATAATAAACTCAATATTGAATTGGACCAGCTAAAAGCCGGCAAGAACGAGGAAGGTAAACTGGATTGGAGCACGCTGCTGAATGTACATTCTATGGATAAGCTGGTATTTGACAGTTTGGGGAAAAAGAACGCAGTCCTCCGGCTGGATACCGGAGAGATCCGCAATATAGCCCTCAACTCCCGCGAACTCCGGAACATCGGTGATGTACTTAAGGCAAGCGATCAGCTATATATTGGCAACGCTACCGGCAGCTATGCCACAGCAAAGAACCATCTACGCTGGTATAATTTTCAGTTCAAAGATGGTTACTTTAAGACCGACTCCTTAAGGCTTACCCCGGTACAAAGCATTGAAGATTATAAAAAAGCCAAGGCATTCAATGAAGATTACCTGAAACTGCAGACCGGCACTGTCAGCGGAGGCCGCTTTGACACGTATGCTTTTGGCAACGAAAGCATACTTAAAATCGGCAAACTAAACGCAGACGCCGTACGGCTTTTATCTTTTAAGGATAAAACACAACCGGATACAGCTAAAAAGTATAAAGGCCTGCCTGTACAGCAAATCCTTAATATTCCCATAAAGATAAACATTGATACTGTGGGGCTTTCCCGGGCATACGTGGAATACTGGGAGATCAACCCCGTTACCAACCGGCTGGGCATTATTCCCGTATCCGATCTGAATGCGCAGCTGTACCCGGTGCGCAATTACAACCTCGGTCCATCAGACAGCCTTTACATCGATGCCCGGGCGCATGTGATCGGTGCGCTGGACACCAGACTGGCGGTACAACAATCCTATACAGACAGTTTAGGACGTTTCCGCATGCAGTTGCAAACCGGTCCGCTCGACCTTAAAAAATGGAACCAGGCCCTGCTTCCGCTGGTGAGTGCGGAGGTTTTGAAAGGACAGCTGGATAGCCTGAGTATGACAGGTATCGGTGGCGAAAATTACTCAACAGGGTCGATGCAAATGTTTTACCGGGGACTGAAACTACGCCTGATGAACCGGGACGACCAAACGCTGCAAAGCTTTAAAAACCGGCTTATCAGTTGGCTGGCAAATGCGCTTATCCTCCGGAAAAACAACCGCGGCAAGCATTCTCCCTTGTTCTTTGAACGGCTAAAAGATAAGTCACCTATCAATTTCCTGATCAAATCCTCCCTCGAAGGCATCAAATCCAGCATCGGCGTACCCGGTGTTAAAGGAAGACAACGACGATATATGCGAAGAGTGCGGTCTTAA
- the mraZ gene encoding division/cell wall cluster transcriptional repressor MraZ, protein MTGFLGEFEATVDAKGRFLLPAGFRKQLQPEDADRFVINRGFEKCLSLYPLSTWSPLAEKINGLNDFDPKVRAFKRYFLNGATLVEPDTAGRLLLPASLKEYAALEKDIVLVPAGNRMEIWNTTKYKEFFDSFSPDAFSDLASEVMGGL, encoded by the coding sequence ATGACAGGTTTTCTCGGCGAATTCGAGGCAACAGTAGACGCAAAAGGACGCTTCCTGCTCCCGGCTGGTTTTCGGAAACAGCTGCAGCCGGAAGACGCGGACCGGTTTGTGATTAACCGTGGGTTTGAAAAATGCTTAAGTCTTTACCCGCTCAGTACCTGGAGTCCGTTGGCAGAAAAAATAAACGGGTTGAATGATTTTGATCCGAAAGTGCGCGCGTTCAAACGCTATTTTTTAAATGGAGCTACCCTTGTGGAACCCGATACCGCCGGAAGACTGTTGTTGCCGGCGAGTTTAAAAGAATATGCAGCGCTTGAAAAAGACATTGTACTGGTGCCGGCGGGTAACCGGATGGAGATCTGGAATACTACTAAATACAAGGAGTTCTTTGATTCATTTTCACCAGATGCATTCAGCGACCTGGCCAGTGAAGTTATGGGCGGATTGTAG
- the rsmH gene encoding 16S rRNA (cytosine(1402)-N(4))-methyltransferase RsmH, translated as MAKDKQKEKLVDPETAQPEGYHIPVLLQETIAALHIRPDGVYVDATFGGGGHSAAILSQLGEHGRLVAFDQDADAAQNLPRDERVLFIPQNFRHLKRFLRLHAIHKVDGILADLGVSSHQFDEADRGFSIRFNADMDMRMDRRQPVTAFDILQTYTEQQLHKLFEKYGEVTNAKTLARTIVETRDRVSLKTIDAFKNALRPVVKGNPNKYFAQVFQALRIEVNQELEALKDLLEQARDVVQPGGRIAIITFHSLEDRLVKQFFRDGSFEEKDDNPFVQHTAEKVFTVITRKPITAGEDELKRNTRSRSAKLRVAERV; from the coding sequence ATGGCAAAGGATAAACAAAAAGAAAAACTTGTTGACCCAGAAACTGCTCAGCCGGAGGGGTACCATATACCCGTACTGCTACAGGAAACCATTGCTGCACTTCATATCAGGCCGGATGGCGTTTATGTGGATGCTACATTTGGCGGGGGCGGACATTCGGCTGCTATCTTGAGTCAGTTGGGTGAACACGGGCGGTTGGTGGCTTTTGACCAGGATGCCGATGCGGCGCAAAACCTTCCCCGGGATGAGCGGGTATTGTTTATTCCCCAGAACTTCCGGCACCTGAAACGTTTTCTTCGGCTTCATGCCATTCATAAGGTAGACGGGATCCTGGCAGATCTGGGCGTTAGCAGCCATCAGTTTGATGAAGCCGACCGCGGGTTCAGTATCCGGTTTAATGCCGATATGGATATGCGCATGGACCGCCGGCAACCGGTAACCGCTTTCGACATCCTGCAGACCTATACGGAGCAGCAGTTACACAAGTTGTTTGAAAAGTATGGTGAAGTGACCAATGCAAAAACGCTGGCGCGCACCATTGTAGAAACCAGAGACCGGGTGTCTTTGAAAACGATCGATGCCTTTAAAAATGCATTGCGGCCGGTTGTAAAAGGTAATCCAAACAAGTACTTCGCCCAGGTTTTTCAGGCACTGCGTATCGAAGTGAACCAAGAGTTGGAAGCATTGAAAGACCTGCTGGAGCAGGCAAGGGACGTAGTGCAGCCCGGCGGGCGTATTGCGATCATCACCTTCCACTCGCTGGAAGACCGGCTGGTGAAACAGTTCTTTAGAGACGGTAGTTTCGAAGAGAAGGACGATAATCCTTTTGTGCAGCATACGGCAGAAAAAGTGTTTACGGTAATAACCCGGAAACCCATCACAGCCGGTGAGGACGAATTGAAAAGGAACACAAGATCACGGAGTGCCAAATTGAGAGTGGCTGAACGGGTTTGA
- a CDS encoding tetratricopeptide repeat protein yields the protein MREYSHQSEERKEDIEELLQRYENLKTGQSASYLEEEEFERIINYFESREAFKKAMQATETAIEQFPYSAGLLIKKADLVLNNRAYDSALELLDKASIFDGNNIDIYILKTEALLALDRQEEAVVLLEEALNLFEGDEKIELLFELADVYDDYESFDKVFDCLKWILELEPANEEALYKICFWTDYTGRNAESIELHQKIINEFPYSELAWFNLGAAYQGIKLYEKAIDAYKYAIVIDEKFDYAYRNIGDAYIRLRKYKDAIEYLERVLELAKPEDVIYEAIGYCYEKLKNYAQARFYFRKASHLNEDKGALLYKVALTYYKEDKFELCIRQLESALKIKNNHPEYLLLMGQSKLALGLDKDALQYFLNVVRLRPKQLMGWEALIIGLYKAEQFEQGLEQVQNAILRIGADKPLFHYYRALFCFGLGQSKQALIELEEGLRKAPRMLKKILEIAPELLQRSSVTALIAQVKRKP from the coding sequence ATGAGAGAGTATTCGCATCAAAGCGAGGAGCGTAAGGAAGACATAGAAGAATTATTACAACGCTATGAAAACCTGAAGACTGGTCAATCCGCATCCTACCTTGAAGAAGAAGAATTTGAACGGATCATTAACTATTTTGAATCCAGGGAAGCTTTTAAGAAAGCTATGCAGGCTACCGAAACAGCAATCGAGCAATTTCCGTATTCTGCGGGTTTACTGATAAAAAAGGCAGATCTCGTTTTAAACAACCGGGCGTATGACAGCGCTCTCGAATTACTAGATAAGGCTTCGATCTTTGACGGTAACAATATTGATATCTACATCCTGAAAACGGAGGCACTGCTGGCACTGGATCGCCAGGAAGAAGCCGTGGTCCTGCTGGAGGAGGCGCTGAACCTGTTTGAAGGCGATGAAAAGATCGAACTGCTTTTTGAACTGGCAGATGTATACGACGATTATGAAAGCTTCGATAAGGTATTTGATTGCCTGAAATGGATCCTGGAACTGGAACCAGCAAATGAAGAGGCGCTTTACAAGATCTGTTTCTGGACGGATTATACCGGCCGGAACGCCGAAAGTATTGAGTTGCATCAGAAGATCATCAATGAGTTTCCTTATTCTGAACTGGCATGGTTTAACCTGGGAGCGGCCTACCAGGGTATTAAGCTTTATGAAAAAGCGATCGATGCCTATAAGTATGCGATTGTTATTGATGAAAAGTTTGATTATGCGTACCGCAATATCGGGGATGCCTATATCCGCCTTCGGAAATACAAAGATGCCATTGAATACCTCGAACGGGTACTGGAACTGGCCAAGCCGGAAGATGTGATTTACGAAGCGATCGGCTATTGTTACGAGAAGTTAAAGAACTATGCACAGGCCCGGTTTTATTTCCGCAAGGCATCGCATCTGAACGAGGACAAGGGAGCGCTGCTGTATAAAGTGGCACTTACCTATTATAAAGAAGATAAATTTGAACTGTGCATCCGGCAGCTCGAATCTGCCCTGAAGATTAAAAACAATCACCCCGAATATTTGCTGCTGATGGGGCAAAGCAAGCTGGCATTGGGATTGGATAAAGATGCATTGCAATATTTTTTGAATGTAGTACGCCTGCGTCCGAAACAGCTGATGGGGTGGGAAGCGCTGATCATCGGTCTTTATAAAGCCGAGCAGTTTGAGCAGGGACTGGAGCAGGTTCAAAATGCGATCCTCCGGATTGGTGCCGATAAACCGCTGTTTCACTATTACAGAGCCTTGTTTTGTTTTGGCTTAGGGCAGTCGAAGCAGGCGCTGATCGAGTTGGAAGAAGGCTTACGGAAAGCGCCCCGAATGTTAAAGAAAATACTGGAGATAGCGCCAGAGCTTTTACAACGGTCCTCTGTTACGGCGTTGATTGCGCAGGTGAAACGGAAGCCCTAG